From Camelina sativa cultivar DH55 chromosome 20, Cs, whole genome shotgun sequence, the proteins below share one genomic window:
- the LOC104772850 gene encoding disease resistance protein LAZ5-like yields the protein MDIINSITSASASTVKVLPQPRPQVFINFRGLDLRDGFISHLERTFTEHHINYYIDREELRSEPIGILLKRIKESQIALAIFSEGYADSEWCLDELVEIMKNVKTGNLRVIPVFFKGEFGVKLYAEGRRKRPNISQWEEALESVPTIMGLFTGQVSPRYCQGSPESGS from the exons ATGGATATCATCAACTCCATCACCTCAGCTTCGGCTTCCACGGTCAAAGTCCTTCCTCAGCCACGACCTCAAGTTTTTATCAATTTCCGGGGACTGGATCTTCGGGATGGCTTCATCAGCCATTTGGAGAGGACTTTTACAGAACATCATATCAACTACTATATCGACAGGGAGGAGCTCCGGAGCGAACCTATTGGAATCCTTTTAAAAAGGATCAAGGAGTCGCAAATCGCTCTGGCGATCTTCTCTGAAGGGTACGCAGATTCAGAGTGGTGCTTGGATGAACTGGTGGAGATAATGAAGAACGTCAAAACAGGAAACCTTAGAGTTATTCCCGTCTTCTTCAAGGGAGAGTTTGGTGTCAAGCTATATGCAGAAGGTCGTCGTAAGAGACCCAACATTTCACAGTGGGAAGAGGCTTTAGAGTCTGTTCCCACAATTATGGGTTTG TTCACAGGACAAGTTTCTCCTCGATATTGTCAAGGAAGTCCAGAAAGTGGAAgctaa
- the LOC104771740 gene encoding uncharacterized protein LOC104771740 isoform X2 — translation MLDELTRCNEGLVLEALIGTCLPGWEIPAWFSHRAFGSVLKPKLPPHWSNNRLTGIALCAVVLFPSFNEQRSSLLVVKCNCVFNNKDGSSICFSSIIGSWREPSNTLGKIESSHVFIGYTSTLDYKIYDEKEDEEGCRHTEASFEFQVTDGTQLLEGCKVLKCGFSLVYATDDMQVKFGVRRSAVEETQYRAHSRNDAISNVRRDTTTAGISQGESSEHKIVELPNKIIAPRIPSSPQPPITTPLFPLKYSTGSKNLEGERHVQTSDMDTRLSEKPQQPYPSRISKVASSSQAVLQRSRSYIYVSFHEGELRKSFVNLLLRTLRERGFIVLTNNYKGNGTRQLEQLYKRIGESKIALAIFSKRYVESNTCLNELVMMDKLAKEGKLLVIPVFFDVRSSDVKNLEGEFGRHFKKMSETYKDEPEKVQKWKVSVTSITKTIDKHSELYGFQRR, via the exons ATGCTAGATGAACTCACTCGTTGCAACGAG GGTCTTGTTTTAGAAGCTTTGATTGGAACTTGCCTTCCTGGATGGGAAATACCGGCGTGGTTTAGTCACCGAGCCTTTGGATCGGTGTTAAAGCCAAAGTTGCCTCCACACTGGAGTAACAACAGGTTAACAGGAATAGCTTTATGTGCTGTTGTCCTATTTCCTAGCTTTAATGAGCAGAGGAGCAGTCTCTTAGTAGTGAAATGTAATTGTGTGTTCAACAATAAAGATGGGTCGAGTATCTGCTTTAGTAGTATTATTGGCAGTTGGAGGGAACCAAGTAATACACTAGGGAAGATTGAATCGTCGCATGTCTTTATTGGCTATACTAGTACGTTGGATTATAAGATCTATGAtgagaaggaagatgaagagggATGTCGTCATACTGAGGCTTCGTTTGAATTTCAAGTGACAGATGGTACACAATTGTTAGAAGGTTGCAAGGTACTGAAGTGTGGCTTCAGTTTAGTCTATGCAACCGATGATATGCAGGTTAAATTTGGTGTACGTAGATCAGCTGTTGAAGAAACTCAATACAGAGCTCATTCAAGAAACG ATGCGATCTCAAATGTAAGAAGGGACACCACAACCGCAGGAATATCACAGGGTGAAAGCAGTGAGCACAAGATAGTTGAAttgccaaataaaataatagcgCCTAGAATT CCCTCAAGTCCCCAACCACCTATCACTACTCCTTTATTCCCGCTTAAATATAGTACTGGATCCAAGAATTTAGAAGGAGAGAGACACGTTCAAACATCCGATATGGACACCCGGTTGTCGGAGAAACCCCAACAACCCTACCCTAGTcgt ATTTCCAAGGTCGCATCGTCTTCTCAAGCTGTACTTCAACGAAGCCGGTCTTACATTTATGTCAGTTTTCATGAAGGTGAGCTGCGCAAGTCCTTTGTCAATCTTCTTTTGCGTACTTTGAGAGAAAGGGGGTTCATCGTCCTCACAAACAACTACAAGGGAAACGGGACAAGACAACTAGAACAGCTCTACAAGAGGATAGGGGAGTCGAAAATCGCGCTCGCCATCTTCTCCAAGAGGTACGTGGAGTCAAATACCTGCTTAAACGAGCTTGTGATGATGGACAAGCTCGCAAAAGAAGGTAAACTTTTGGTGATTCCTGTCTTCTTCGATGTGAGATCAAGTGACGTGAAAAATCTCGAAGGGGAATTCGGAAGACATTTCAAGAAGATGAGCGAGACATACAAGGACGAACCCGAGAAGGTCCAGAAGTGGAAGGTTTCCGTGACGTCCATTACAAAGACAATTGACAAACACTCGGAACTTTACGG TTTCCAGCGGCGGTGA
- the LOC104771740 gene encoding uncharacterized protein LOC104771740 isoform X1 codes for MLDELTRCNEGLVLEALIGTCLPGWEIPAWFSHRAFGSVLKPKLPPHWSNNRLTGIALCAVVLFPSFNEQRSSLLVVKCNCVFNNKDGSSICFSSIIGSWREPSNTLGKIESSHVFIGYTSTLDYKIYDEKEDEEGCRHTEASFEFQVTDGTQLLEGCKVLKCGFSLVYATDDMQVKFGVRRSAVEETQYRAHSRNDAISNVRRDTTTAGISQGESSEHKIVELPNKIIAPRIPSSPQPPITTPLFPLKYSTGSKNLEGERHVQTSDMDTRLSEKPQQPYPSRISKVASSSQAVLQRSRSYIYVSFHEGELRKSFVNLLLRTLRERGFIVLTNNYKGNGTRQLEQLYKRIGESKIALAIFSKRYVESNTCLNELVMMDKLAKEGKLLVIPVFFDVRSSDVKNLEGEFGRHFKKMSETYKDEPEKVQKWKVSVTSITKTIDKHSELYGYCYLDNPY; via the exons ATGCTAGATGAACTCACTCGTTGCAACGAG GGTCTTGTTTTAGAAGCTTTGATTGGAACTTGCCTTCCTGGATGGGAAATACCGGCGTGGTTTAGTCACCGAGCCTTTGGATCGGTGTTAAAGCCAAAGTTGCCTCCACACTGGAGTAACAACAGGTTAACAGGAATAGCTTTATGTGCTGTTGTCCTATTTCCTAGCTTTAATGAGCAGAGGAGCAGTCTCTTAGTAGTGAAATGTAATTGTGTGTTCAACAATAAAGATGGGTCGAGTATCTGCTTTAGTAGTATTATTGGCAGTTGGAGGGAACCAAGTAATACACTAGGGAAGATTGAATCGTCGCATGTCTTTATTGGCTATACTAGTACGTTGGATTATAAGATCTATGAtgagaaggaagatgaagagggATGTCGTCATACTGAGGCTTCGTTTGAATTTCAAGTGACAGATGGTACACAATTGTTAGAAGGTTGCAAGGTACTGAAGTGTGGCTTCAGTTTAGTCTATGCAACCGATGATATGCAGGTTAAATTTGGTGTACGTAGATCAGCTGTTGAAGAAACTCAATACAGAGCTCATTCAAGAAACG ATGCGATCTCAAATGTAAGAAGGGACACCACAACCGCAGGAATATCACAGGGTGAAAGCAGTGAGCACAAGATAGTTGAAttgccaaataaaataatagcgCCTAGAATT CCCTCAAGTCCCCAACCACCTATCACTACTCCTTTATTCCCGCTTAAATATAGTACTGGATCCAAGAATTTAGAAGGAGAGAGACACGTTCAAACATCCGATATGGACACCCGGTTGTCGGAGAAACCCCAACAACCCTACCCTAGTcgt ATTTCCAAGGTCGCATCGTCTTCTCAAGCTGTACTTCAACGAAGCCGGTCTTACATTTATGTCAGTTTTCATGAAGGTGAGCTGCGCAAGTCCTTTGTCAATCTTCTTTTGCGTACTTTGAGAGAAAGGGGGTTCATCGTCCTCACAAACAACTACAAGGGAAACGGGACAAGACAACTAGAACAGCTCTACAAGAGGATAGGGGAGTCGAAAATCGCGCTCGCCATCTTCTCCAAGAGGTACGTGGAGTCAAATACCTGCTTAAACGAGCTTGTGATGATGGACAAGCTCGCAAAAGAAGGTAAACTTTTGGTGATTCCTGTCTTCTTCGATGTGAGATCAAGTGACGTGAAAAATCTCGAAGGGGAATTCGGAAGACATTTCAAGAAGATGAGCGAGACATACAAGGACGAACCCGAGAAGGTCCAGAAGTGGAAGGTTTCCGTGACGTCCATTACAAAGACAATTGACAAACACTCGGAACTTTACGGGTATTGCTATCTTGATAATCCTTATTGA
- the LOC104771739 gene encoding disease resistance-like protein CSA1 → MQVFFNFRGAELRNSVVAHLAKALKENGVKAAYVDAGDSKNPIFYEMEESRVAIVIFSRRYTESVWCLQELVKIKERVELGKLVAIPVYYKLDPSEVKELEGDFGLNLWNDIKRTSEFGKLEKWKGALDFFSQMRGLVFNEKSNERDFVTSTTKHLINVLSRISVEQTEKPRNWLSDQKHGDAFMNSSRSDNLKVVDVEEDSILCDTKSDGNSKEVESIQPEAKSRKGDDFLGEANFDATFNLQNCVENERVGDPISEGKKEENVSESSTTVSYHKPQPERKVFINFRGDDLRYGFVGHLVTALKMDGVNVDVYTNETRGKDLGSLFEMIEESQIALVILSSKYTESHWCLNELVKIKQLMEEGKLVVVPIFYKLESSEVKQLKGDFGANFWNLWRISRDDHIIKWKEALEHVASMNGIIYSNEHSSESEFITISVKKVLEIISLQEGESTELSTERGETHKNYLNKQHLVGVEQRITQLEEKLEFDSNKTRIVGVVGMPGIGKTTLAMTLHEKWNCRFLHCVPLLDIRKKSEDYGSVWLRKTLLEVLLEGKFPEISDKTTHESMKDKLLQNKVFIVLDDVSDKTQLEFLLGDLDWIKKGSKIVITTSD, encoded by the exons ATGCAAGTATTCTTCAATTTTCGAGGAGCCGAGCTGCGCAATAGCGTTGTCGCTCACCTGGCGAAAGCCTTGAAGGAGAATGGAGTCAAGGCCGCCTATGTAGACGCTGGAGATTCTaaaaaccctattttctatgaGATGGAAGAGTCTAGAGTCGCTATTGTAATCTTCTCGAGAAGGTACACTGAATCGGTATGGTGCTTACAAGAACTGGTGAAGATCAAAGAACGAGTTGAGCTAGGCAAACTCGTGGCCATTCCCGTTTACTACAAGCTGGATCCATCCGAAGTGAAAGAGCTGGAGGGGGACTTTGGTTTAAACTTGTGGAATGATATTAAGCGTACTTCTGAATTCGGCAAGCTCGAGAAATGGAAGGGAGCTTTGGATTTCTTTTCGCAAATGCGTGGGTTGGTGTTCAATGAGAAGAG TAATGAGAGGGACTTTGTCACTAGCACCACCAAGCATTTGATAAATGTACTGAGCCGGATATCAGTGGAGCAAACAGAGAAGCCACGTAACTGGCTGAGCGATCAGAAGCATGGGGATGCATTTATGAACTCTTCCAGATCAGATAATCTGAAAGTGGTGGATGTTGAAGAAGATAGTATTCTCTGCGATACAAAGTCAGATGGAAATTCAAAAGAAGTTGAAAGTATTCAACCTGAAGCAAAATCACGAAAGGGCGACGATTTCCTTGGTGAAGCAAACTTCGATGCAACGTTTAATTTACAGAACTGCGTTGAAAATGAGAGAGTTGGTGACCCAATCAgtgaaggaaagaaagaagaaaatgtcaGCGAAAGCTCTACCACTGTGTCGTACCACAAACCTCAGCCAGAGCGTAAAGTGTTCATCAATTTCCGCGGAGACGACCTGCGCTATGGCTTTGTCGGCCACCTCGTCACGGCATTGAAAATGGATGGAGTCAACGTCGATGTATATACAAACGAGACAAGAGGTAAAGATCTTGGAAGCCTTTTTGAAATGATAGAGGAGTCACAGATCGCACTCGTAATCTTGTCAAGCAAATACACTGAATCGCATTGGTGCTTGAATGAGCTGGTGAAGATCAAACAGCTCATGGAAGAAGGCAAACTCGTAGTCGTTCCAATTTTCTACAAGCTGGAGTCATCAGAGGTTAAACAACTCAAGGGAGATTTCGGTGCTAACTTTTGGAATTTGTGGAGAATTAGTCGGGATGACCATATCATTAAATGGAAGGAAGCGTTGGAGCATGTTGCGTCCATGAATGGCATCATATATTCGAATGAGCACAG TTCTGAGAGCGAGTTTATTACTATCAGCGTCAAGAAAGTCCTAGAGATAATCTCGCTGCAGGAAGGCGAAAGTACTGAATTGTCCACAGAAAGAGGAGAAACTCATAAAAATTATCTTAACAAGCAACACCTCGTTGGAGTGGAGCAACGCATAACGCAATTAGAGGAGAAGTTAGAGTTTGATAGCAACAAAACTCGGATTGTTGGAGTTGTTGGGATGCCTGGTATTGGTAAAACCACTCTTGCAATGACGTTGCATGAAAAGTGGAACTGCAGGTTCCTACATTGCGTGCCGCTTCTGGATATCCGTAAGAAGTCAGAGGACTATGGGTCAGTGTGGCTACGAAAGACACTCCTGGAAGTGTTACTCGAGGGTAAGTTTCCAGAGATAAGTGACAAGACAACACATGAATCCATGAAAGATAAACTGCTTCAGAATAAAGTTTTTATTGTTCTCGATGATGTGAGTGACAAAACACAATTAGAGTTTCTCCTTGGTGACCTTGACTGGATTAAGAAGGGAAGCAAGATTGTTATCACAACGTCTGACTAG